CGAGCCCGGAAAGGTCGGAGAGGGCGGTGTCGAGTTCGGCGGCCAGCACCTCGACCAGCTGCCCGGCGGGGAGTTCGCGGGCGAGGCGGTGGCCCTGGCCGGCCCACAGGGCCATGCCCTGGGCGTCGCCCGCGGTGGCCGCGGCCTTGCGGAGCGGGGCGGTGAGGTGGTGGATCTCGGGGTAGGCGGCAGGGGCGTACGGCCCGTGCTCGCGCAGGAAGCGGTTGACGAGGCCGCGCGCCGGGCGCCCGGAGAAGGCCCGGGTGAGGGCGGTCCGGGTGAACAGCGGGTCCGTCAGGGCCTGCTTGTGCAGGGGGTGGGCGCCCGACTCGGGGCAGCGGAGGAAGGCGGTGCCGAGCTGGGCCGCGTCCGCGCCGGCGGCGAGGGCGGCGGCGATCTGCGCGCCGCGCATGATGCCCCCGGCGGCGACGATCGGCAGCGCGACGGCCTCGCGGACCTGGGTGACGAGGGTGAGGAGCCCGGTGCCGGAGGCGTCTTCGTCGGCCGGGTCGTCGCGGTACGTGCCCTGGTGTCCGCCGGCCTCGACGCCCTGGACGCAGACGGCGTCCGCGCCGGCGCGCTGCGCGGCGAGGGCCTCGTCGGCGGAGGTGACGGTGACGATCGTGTACGTACCGACGCGATCGAAGGCGTGGAACGTCTCGCGGGCGGGACAGCCGAAGGTGAAGGAGACGACGGGGACCGGGTCCTCCAGGAGGATGGCCAGCTTGGCGTCGTACGCGTCGTCGCGGGAGTCGTCGGTCTCGCCGAGCGGGGTGTCGTACCAGGTGGCCTCGCCGGCCAGCTGGTGGCGGTAGACCTCGACGGCGGCGGGGTCGGCGGGCCGGCCGTCCTGCGGCATGAAGAGGTTGACACCGAAGGGGCGTGCGGTCAGCCCGCGGACCTGTTTGATCTCCTGGTACAGGCCGCCGGCCGTCTTGTACCCGGCGGCGAGGAACCCGAGCGCCCCGGCCTCGCAGACGGCTCCGACGAGCTCGGGACAGGAGGCGCCACCCGCCATGGGGGCCTGCACGATCGGAAACCGAGAGAGATCGTTCAGTGCGGTGGTGGACATATGGGCATCGTGTCATGCGCGGGGCGAGACACGACAAAGGGGGCGGCACCGGAGTGCCGCCCCTCGTCCGGACTCAGCGCCCGTTGAACGCGTCCTTGAGCCGCGAGAACAAGCCCTGCTGCCCCGGCTGACTGTGCTGACCCGGGGGGACGACCCCCGGACCCCCAGCCGAGCGCCTACCGCCCGTTGAACGCGTCCTTGAGCCGCGAGAACAAGCCCTGCTGCCCCGGCTGGAACTGCCCCGTGGGCCGCTCCTCGCCGCGCAGCTTGGCCAGTTCGCGCAGCAGGCGCTCCTGCTCGGCGTCGAGCTTGCTCGGGGTCGTCACCTCGACGTGCACGATCAGGTCGCCCCGGCCGTTGCCCCGCAGGTGCGTGACGCCGCGCCCGTGCAGCGGGATCGACTGGCCGGACTGGGTGCCCGGGCGGATGTCGATCTCCTCGACGCCGTCGAGGGTCTGCAGCGGCACCTTCGTGCCGAGCGCGCCCGCCGTCATCGGGATGGTGACCGTGCAGTGCAGGTCGTCGCCGCGCCGCTGGAAGACCTCGTGCGGGGTCTCGTGGATCTCGACGTACAGGTCGCCGGCGGGGCCGCCGCCGGGGCCGACCTCGCCCTCGCCCGCGAGCTGGATGCGGGTGCCGTTGTCGACACCGGCCGGGATCTTGACCGTGAGCGTACGGCGCGACCGCACGCGGCCGTCACCGGCGCACTCGGGGCACGGGGTCGGGACGACGGTGCCGAAGCCCTGGCACTGCGGGCAGGGGCGGGAGGTCATGACCTGGCCGAGGAACGACCGGGTGACCTGGGAGACCTCGCCGCGACCGCGGCACATGTCACAGGTCTGCGCGGAGGTGCCGGGCGCGGCGCCCTCACCCGAACAGGTGGTGCAGACGACCGCCGTGTCGACCTGGATGTCCTTCGTCGTGCCGAAGGCCGCCTCGTTGAGGTCGATCTCCAGACGGATCATGGCGTCCTGGCCGCGGCGGGTGCGCGAGCGCGGGCCGCGCTGCGAGGCCGTGCCGAAGAAGGCGTCCATGATGTCGGAGAAGTTGCCGAAGCCGCCGGCACCGAAGCCGCCCGCACCGCCTCCGCCGGAGGCCGAGAGCGGGTCGCCGCCGAGGTCGTAGACCTGCTTCTTCTGCGGGTCCGAGAGGACCTCGTAGGCGGCGTTGATCTCCTTGAAGCGTTCCTGCGTCTTCGGATCGGGATTGACGTCCGGGTGCAGCTCGCGCGCGAGCCTCCGGAACGCCTTCTTGATCTCGTCCTGGGACGCGTCGCGGCGCACGCCGAGTACGGCGTAGTAGTCCGTGGCCACTTACGACTCCGCCAGGATCTGTCCGACGTAACGTGCCACTGCGCGTACCGCTCCCATCGTTCCGGGGTAGTCCATGCGGGTCGGTCCGACCACGCCGAGTTTGGCGACTGCCTCGCCGCCCGAACCGTAGCCGACCGAGACGACGGACGTGGAGCTCAGCCCCTCGTGGGCGTTCTCGTGCCCGATGCGTACGGTCATGCCCGATTCCTTGGCCTCGCCGAGCAGCTTGAGGAGCACGACCTGCTCCTCCAGAGCTTCCAGGACGGGCCTGATCATCAGGGGGAAGTCGTGTCCGAAGCGGGTGAGATTGGCGGTGCCGCCGATCATCAGCCGCTCCTCGTGCTCCTCGACGAGCGTTTCGAGGAGGGTCGCGAGCACGGTCGAGACCGTGGCGCGGTCCTCGGCCTCCTCGAAGGACTCGGGGAGGTCCTGCACCAGCTGCGGCACGTCGGCGAACCGGCGGCCGACGACCCGGCTGTTGAGCCGGGCCCGGAGATCGGCGAGGGAGGTCTCGCCGAAGGGTGCGGGGCAGTCGACGACGCGCTGCTCCACCCGGCCGGTGTCGGTGATGAGGACGAGCATCAGGCGGGCGGGGGCCAGCGAGAGCAGCTCCACGTGCCGGACGGTCGAGCGGGTCAGCGAGGGGTACTGGACGACGGCGACCTGGCGGGTCAGCTGGGCGAGCAGTCGTACCGTACGGCCCACGACGTCGTCGAGGTCGACCGCGCCGTCGAGGAAGTTGTGGATGGCCCGCCGCTCGGGCGTCGACAGCGGCTTGACGCCGGCGAGCCGGTCGACGAAGAGCCGGTAGCCCTTGTCGGTGGGAATGCGCCCGGCGCTGGTGTGAGGCTGGGCGATGTAGCCCTCCTCCTCCAGCACGGCCATGTCGTTGCGCACGGTGGCGGGCGACACGCCGAGCTTGTGGCGCTCGGTGAGCGCCTTGGAGCCCACGGGCTCCTCCGTCCCGACGTAGTCCTGGACGATGGCGCGCAGGACCTCGAGTCTGCGTTCGCTGAGCATCGTGGCGCACCTCCAGCTGTCGTCGTCGTTCCGGTTGCTCCGCTTTTGGCACTCGCCCTGTCCGAGTGCCAGCGATCCCCCGGCCAGTGTACGGCGGCGGGCATCGCTCCTGGCAAGGAGGCGGCGCCCGCACCGGTTAGCGTCGCCCCATGGACGTGGATTGGGAAGCGTACGGATGGGAGCGGCTCGCGGACGGGGTGGGCCGGCGACGGCTGCCCGGCTGGGACGCCACGGTGGGGCTGGTCCTGGGCTCGCAGGGGGTGCTGCTGTACGACACGGGGTCCTCGCTGGCGGAGGGCGCGGAGCTGCGGACCCAGGTGGCGGAACTCACGGGCGGCCGGAAGGTGACACACATCGCACTCAGCCACCCCCACTTCGACCACATCCTCGGCACTGCGGTCTTCGCGGGCGCGGAGGTCTTCGGCGCGGTGGGCTCGGACGACCTCCTGAGCGGGGCGCGGGCCCGGGAGGAGCTGTACGGGGACGCGGTACGGCAAGGGGTCGATCCGCGGGTGGCGACGGAGGCGACGGACGTCCTGGTGGCGCCGCGGCACCTGGTCTCGGGCGAATGGACGCTCGACCTGGGCGACCGCCAGGTCCTCCTGGCGAACGTGGGCCCGGGCCACACGGGCCACGACCTGGCGCTCTGCGTCCCGGGCACGCGGGAGGTCGTCTTCTGCGGCGACCTGGTGGAGGAGTCGGGCGAGCCGCAGGCGGGCCCGGACGCGATCCCGTCCCGCTGGCCGGACGCCCTGGACCGGCTGCTCGCGCTGGGCGGCGAGGAGGCGGCGTACGTACCGGGGCACGGCGCGGTGGTGGACGCCACGTTCGTGCGGGCACAGCGCGATGAACTGGCACGCCGCTTCGAGGTGTCGTAGCGTCGCCCGAATGCGCAGCTACAACCCGGATCTGACACCGCCTTGGAAGAAGTCGGCGCCCGTCCCGGAGGTCCCGGCGGACCCCGATCTGGTCGTGGAGGAGGTCACCACGGGCTTCTGCGGGGCGGTGATCCGCTGCGAGGCGGGCACGGTGACCCTGGAGGACCGCTTCGGAAAGCACCGGGTCTTCCCGCTGGAGCCGCGCGGCTTCCTCCTGGAGGGCAGGGTCGTGACCCTGGTCCGCCCGGTGTCGGGCCCGTCCCGCCCCACCCGTACGGCCTCCGGCTCGGTCGCCGTGCCGGGCGCACGCGCGCGCGTGGCGCGGGCGGGCCGGATCTACGTCGAGGGCCGGCACGACGCGGAGCTCGTCGAGCGGGTCTGGGGCGACGACCTGCGGATCGAGGGCGTGGTCGTGGAGTACCTGGAGGGCGTCGACGACCTCCCCGCGATCGTCGCGGAGTTCGGACCGGGGCCGGACGCCCGGCTCGGCGTCCTGGTGGACCACCTGGTGCCGGGCTCGAAGGAGTCGCGGATCGCCGCCCGGGTGACGTCCCCGGACGTCCTGGTCGTCGGCCACCCGTACATCGACGTCTGGGAGGCCGTGAAACCGTCCTCCCTGGGCATCCCGGCCTGGCCGGCGGTCCCCAGGGGCCAGGACTGGAAGACGGGCGTCTGCCGCGCCCTCGGCTGGCCCTCGGACAACACGGGCGCGGTCTGGCAGGCGATCCTCAAGCGCGTGACGTCCTACAAGGACCTGGAACCGGAGCTCCTGGGCCGCGTCGAGGAACTGATCGACTTCGTGACGGCGCCGTAGCGCGGGCCGGTGGTGCGCGGCTCCGGGGAGTGCCTCCCCGGACCTCCGGCCCACGACCCGCACGAGGACCGTCGTCCCGGGACAGGGGTGTCCCGGCGTCTCGGGACTCCGGATCCGCGCCACGGCGGACGGGCCGTGCGAGCGTGGCGGAGTCCTCACCGGCGCCGTCCTTCCGCCGCGCCGCCACCGTCACGTCATCCGGAGGAATCCGTGTTCTCCCACCCCGCATTCACGAGGGCCGCACTGCTCGTGTCCGCCACCGCTGTCGCCGTGACGGGCCTGGCGGGCACCGCCAGTGCCCGCCCGGGCGCCCCCTACCTCTCGTACGGCAGCCAGGGCGAAGGCGTGAAGTGCGCCCAGATCGCGGTGAACTGGGCCAACGCCTACCCCGTCACCCTGGCCGAGGACGGCATCTGGGGCGAGCGGACGCAGTGGGGCGTGGTCGCCTTCCAGCGCTGGAAGCTGGGTGACTCCCAGGCGGACGGCATCGTCGGGCCCAACACCGGCGACAAGATGCTGGAGACCCTGCGGCAGTACAACCCGGAGACGGCGAACTACTGCTACCGGTACCTGCCGAGCCACTGACGCCCCCAGGCGTGCCCCCCCGCCCCGGGGGCACGCCGGGCCCACCTCCGCGAAGCGCCCTTCGCCCCCTGGGGCCCGTCCGGGCCCTCATCCGCCGGACAGGCCTTGGTCCTGGTCCTGGTCCTAGTCCACCAGGTCCCGCACCACCGCGTCCGCCAGCAACCGCCCCCGCAGCGTCAGCACCGCCCGCCCCGCCTCGTACGACGAGGGGTCGAGCAGCCCCTCCCCCAGCGCCTTCCGCGACGCCGCGAGCCCCGCCGGCTTGAGGATCGACAGCTCGACGCCCTCCCGCAGCCGCAGCTCCAGGAGGATCCGCTCCACCCGCCGGTCCTCCTCCGCGAGGATCTCCCGGCCGGCCCCCGGCGACCGCCCGGCCGCGAGCGCGGCGGCGTACGCGCCGGGATGCTTCACGTTCCACCAGCGGACGCCGCCCACGTGCGAGTGGGCGCCGGGCCCCGCGCCCCACCAGTCCGCGCCGCGCCAGTACAGCTCGTTGTGGAGGCAGCGCCCGGCCTCGGAGGTGGCCCAGTTGGACACCTCGTACCAGGAGAAGCCCGCCGCCTCGAAGGCCGCGTCGGCGATCAGATACCGGTCGGCGTGCACGTCGTCATCGGTCATGGGCACCTCACCGCGCCGGATGCGCCGGGCGAGCTGCGTCCCCTCCTCGACGATCAGCGCATAGGCGCTCACATGGTCGGGACCGGCCCCGATCGC
This is a stretch of genomic DNA from Streptomyces sp. R44. It encodes these proteins:
- a CDS encoding nitronate monooxygenase; translated protein: MSTTALNDLSRFPIVQAPMAGGASCPELVGAVCEAGALGFLAAGYKTAGGLYQEIKQVRGLTARPFGVNLFMPQDGRPADPAAVEVYRHQLAGEATWYDTPLGETDDSRDDAYDAKLAILLEDPVPVVSFTFGCPARETFHAFDRVGTYTIVTVTSADEALAAQRAGADAVCVQGVEAGGHQGTYRDDPADEDASGTGLLTLVTQVREAVALPIVAAGGIMRGAQIAAALAAGADAAQLGTAFLRCPESGAHPLHKQALTDPLFTRTALTRAFSGRPARGLVNRFLREHGPYAPAAYPEIHHLTAPLRKAAATAGDAQGMALWAGQGHRLARELPAGQLVEVLAAELDTALSDLSGLAPRSAS
- the dnaJ gene encoding molecular chaperone DnaJ, translated to MATDYYAVLGVRRDASQDEIKKAFRRLARELHPDVNPDPKTQERFKEINAAYEVLSDPQKKQVYDLGGDPLSASGGGGAGGFGAGGFGNFSDIMDAFFGTASQRGPRSRTRRGQDAMIRLEIDLNEAAFGTTKDIQVDTAVVCTTCSGEGAAPGTSAQTCDMCRGRGEVSQVTRSFLGQVMTSRPCPQCQGFGTVVPTPCPECAGDGRVRSRRTLTVKIPAGVDNGTRIQLAGEGEVGPGGGPAGDLYVEIHETPHEVFQRRGDDLHCTVTIPMTAGALGTKVPLQTLDGVEEIDIRPGTQSGQSIPLHGRGVTHLRGNGRGDLIVHVEVTTPSKLDAEQERLLRELAKLRGEERPTGQFQPGQQGLFSRLKDAFNGR
- the hrcA gene encoding heat-inducible transcriptional repressor HrcA; translation: MLSERRLEVLRAIVQDYVGTEEPVGSKALTERHKLGVSPATVRNDMAVLEEEGYIAQPHTSAGRIPTDKGYRLFVDRLAGVKPLSTPERRAIHNFLDGAVDLDDVVGRTVRLLAQLTRQVAVVQYPSLTRSTVRHVELLSLAPARLMLVLITDTGRVEQRVVDCPAPFGETSLADLRARLNSRVVGRRFADVPQLVQDLPESFEEAEDRATVSTVLATLLETLVEEHEERLMIGGTANLTRFGHDFPLMIRPVLEALEEQVVLLKLLGEAKESGMTVRIGHENAHEGLSSTSVVSVGYGSGGEAVAKLGVVGPTRMDYPGTMGAVRAVARYVGQILAES
- a CDS encoding MBL fold metallo-hydrolase; amino-acid sequence: MDVDWEAYGWERLADGVGRRRLPGWDATVGLVLGSQGVLLYDTGSSLAEGAELRTQVAELTGGRKVTHIALSHPHFDHILGTAVFAGAEVFGAVGSDDLLSGARAREELYGDAVRQGVDPRVATEATDVLVAPRHLVSGEWTLDLGDRQVLLANVGPGHTGHDLALCVPGTREVVFCGDLVEESGEPQAGPDAIPSRWPDALDRLLALGGEEAAYVPGHGAVVDATFVRAQRDELARRFEVS
- a CDS encoding DUF3097 domain-containing protein translates to MRSYNPDLTPPWKKSAPVPEVPADPDLVVEEVTTGFCGAVIRCEAGTVTLEDRFGKHRVFPLEPRGFLLEGRVVTLVRPVSGPSRPTRTASGSVAVPGARARVARAGRIYVEGRHDAELVERVWGDDLRIEGVVVEYLEGVDDLPAIVAEFGPGPDARLGVLVDHLVPGSKESRIAARVTSPDVLVVGHPYIDVWEAVKPSSLGIPAWPAVPRGQDWKTGVCRALGWPSDNTGAVWQAILKRVTSYKDLEPELLGRVEELIDFVTAP
- a CDS encoding peptidoglycan-binding protein, translated to MSATAVAVTGLAGTASARPGAPYLSYGSQGEGVKCAQIAVNWANAYPVTLAEDGIWGERTQWGVVAFQRWKLGDSQADGIVGPNTGDKMLETLRQYNPETANYCYRYLPSH